The following nucleotide sequence is from Mytilus edulis chromosome 13, xbMytEdul2.2, whole genome shotgun sequence.
atgtacttttgatggaaatataagtttcaaatagcataacgcatgtggataaaatggtcttaagcaatgttatgcttaaaaaaacagattgccagtttaggccgttccccacatttgcatatttaaaagcatataaatgatatgggagatggagatatacttctttttgctaaaatctgtgctcagatatgataaaacatggagcctggtccaaatatatatccaaaattcagaaagattgaagcaatcacttttacaaatttagccaatacacatccatacccctattgacaagtcaagagatgttccgaaaactgtaaatatcacctttttgcacttgacctaatcactcattccatatcaaaatcagttaaaatacaacctccaaaaatttatttgacctctcttctttcatttccacccaaaaagatttaaggaatgagtgaggaaaggaaagaaaaaaaattaaggaaaaatacactctaattaaaaggaactatattcgtggacaacgaaaagcggggtcattaattgtggtcttgggcctaattattaggggcctaaaacttgaccaatactaataaaacttggcatgattcaagcttagtatattataaaacaggttacaaagtttcaaagccacatgataccaaataaaaaaaatgtggcattttttatatctgaattttgggtgctgaattgtggcgttgaattagaacaattaaaactatcaaatttgagcttctaaaaaccaaaagataccaaaactaacactttttaatgtctctatgtataagttaacatctatttaaagcaacagaaagcatatttcatgtatcagacttgcTTATGcaaaaatggccagaagttaattttatatgagcctgtgccaaaaaatagaggttttcaattagggtgaggccttatatcaaatgtaatatttttcacttaccacaattttctgaagttgttaagttatcaaacaaactttaacaggttataaatgtacttttgatggaaatataagtttcaaatagcataacgcatgtggataaaatggtcttaagcaatgttatgcttaaaaaaacagattgccagtttaggccgttccccacatttgcatatttaaaagcatataaatgatatgggagatggagatatacttctttttgctaaaatctgtgctcagatatgataaaacatggagcctggtccaaatatatatccaaaattcagaaagattgaagcaatcacttttacaaatttagccaatacacatccatacccctattgacaagtcaagagatgttccgaaaactgtaaatatcacctttttgcacttgacctaatcactcattccatatcaaaatcagttaaaatacaacctccaaaaatttatttgacctctcttctttcatttccacccaaaaagatttaaggaatgagtgaggaaaggaaagaaaaaaaattaaggaaaaatacactctaattaaaaggaactatattcgtggacaacgaaaagcggggtcattaattgtggtcttgggccacgTTGGTCTCAAATAAGACATTACAACACTTGGCAAGTTGCCGTcagtattttgaaatattgattaagaaggtataaaaaattaatgcacgcacactattatccaccacaGGCCTAAATcgttagtccgcaaacaacgaggggGATGAAAAACCCAGCACTTggaacacagccaccggcatgtTGGGAATTTGAAAGCTTCCCAAATTTGTAACTATCGATAAGGTGGGGTCAAACACTCTAGTTTTACTTCTGACAAAACTTTTTAATAAGATACTTAActcaaaaaattccaaaaatttggaACATttctctatcatgtctattgacatcaattggcggatccaggggggggggggggttccgggtgttccgggggttggaaccccactttttttggacgatcaaaattcaatgcatttgaatgagagcATATATAgctggaccccccctttttttactctcaccccccctttttactctgggttggggaGCCCCCTTctcaaaatggctggatccaacCCTGCATAACAAGCTGTTCTTGGTAAAGTCTTAAACTCCATTTTACAAAAACAACTTAGTGATTTTCTTGAAACACATAATTTATTATCTTCAAATGAAGGTGGTTTTAGAAAAAATTACAGAACTGTAGATCatgtctttattttaaaaacaataagaattgaaaacttctttttgtaacttcattggggtgtaaaagcgttgcttgaagtacattttgtatgaagcgtggaTCAGAAGTATTCAAGTATGGATATCAGAATTCAAACCAAATTTTGAAGCATTAGACAAAAGTAAAttggaaaaaacacaaaaaccatatttaaaaacatacttGGGGTTCATGGAAAGTCTTCCAATCTAGCAGTGCAGTGTGAATTTGGCACATTACCCATTAGCATTAATTACATGTTAtcaactaacatgtttaaccccgccacattatttatgtatgtgcctgtcccaagtcaggagcctgtaattcagtggttgtcgtttgtttatgtgttacatatttgtttttcgttcattttttgtcgagcctgcaacttttgttgcagaaagctcgacatagggatagtgatccggcggcagcggcggctatggcggcggcgttagctaactttttaaaagctttatattttagagggtggaagacctggatgcttcatactttgtataaagatacctcatgttacgaagtttccgtcagtcacatgtcaaatgtccttgacctcattttcatggttcagtgaccacttgaaaaaaaagttcagattttttgtaatgttaagttCTCTGTTATTATAAGTACcggtaataggataattatatttggtatgtgcgtaccttgcaaggtcctcatgcccgtcagacagttttcacttgacctcgacctcatttcatggatcagtgaacaaggttaagttttggtggtcaagtccatatctcagatactataagcaataggtctagtatattcggtgtatggaaggactgtaaggtgtacatgtccaactggcaggtgtcatctgaccttgacctcattttcatggttcagtgggtatagttaagtttttgtgttttggtctgtttttctcatactttatgcaatagatctactatatttgttgtatggaatgattgtaagatgtgacctcattttcatggttgagtggtcaaagttaagtttttgagttttggtctttttatctaatactatatgccataggtcaactatatttggtgtatggaaatattttatgatctatatgtcagtcccgcaggttttatttgacctcgacctcattttcacggttcattgctcagtgttaagtttttgtgttttgatctatttttcttaaactataagtaataggtcaactatatttgttgtatggaagcattgttagctgtacatgtctgcctggcatggttcatctgaccttgacctcattttcatggttcattggtctttgtttagttatcttggttaatgctaagtttatgtgacagtttttaataaagctttatacttaggactatcaacataatattaataattagtaaagaaggcgagacatttcagcgtgtgcactcttgtttacataaataaggccgttaattttctcgtttgaattgttttacattgtcttatcaagggcctattatagctgactatgtggtatgggctttgctcattgttgaaggccgtacggtgacctatagttgttaatgtctgtgttgttttggtcttttgtggatagttgtctcattggcaatcataccacatcttcttttttatattatgtataaatacTATGTGCGTCTCAGTGATATAGGTGAACGGTCTGGTGGTCCACATGAAATTCTCAAGGCTGCTTTTGAAGTGGACAAAACTCTCACAAATAGAGAAAATTCATTGTCTAATAAACTAtctgaattaatgaaatatattgggATACCCTTAAACAAGCATTGTAATAGTAATTtaaaacagaaactagaagatttctacaaaaataaaattatcatgtATATTTGAACTATCTAAGATAAAAGATGGAAACTGTgggaaacttttattttttagtaaaatttatactaaatttaaacaacaagaatatttgaactttaatgttcCTAAATAACTGAGAAAAAACTcactaaattaagaataagtgcaCACTCATTAGCAATAGAAACTGGTAGGTATGCAAGACCAAGAATACCCTCTAGTgagagattttgtaaattttgcacaggaataaaattaaaaatgcgATACATTTCTTGATTGAATGTCctcaatataacaaaattagatctgaatataaaattaatgatattaattcaaataatttggaTGAAAATTTTACCACAATGTTAAATCCTATGTCtgaaaaagaatttaaatatatttgtatgtaCCGGTATATTGAAGAAGCTCTTGATTTGTAAGACCACCATACCGTTTCATCAGATAATAATCTTTTACAGTAGTTCGTGCATATACACATATAGGTGATTGtgtgttttaaagtttaagtaaatttatgaaaatttagaatataaatactgatgtttaagtttatttaaattctccctcgccctgctcgtccgaatttaaagtattttatcgcttaattcaataggctataaacaagacaaacacagatataggattagttgcttgCAGTACCCTTACCTAAAAATCAGGCTTCTGGTGAACTTCTGCGGCAGACCTGCCGCAAACCTTGCGGCAAAGTTACCGCAAACAGTTTGCGGCAACCTCGCTGCGActttttaccatgcaaatgaggttTGCGGCAGATCTGCGGCGACTTCTTATTACCATATATATTTTGCGGCGAACTTCTGGCATAATTTTACATCCAATCAACAGGTCTCTATAATGTTCAAATAAGTTTGCGGTAACCTTGCGGCAAACCTCTGATAACCATGTTTAGTTTTTGGTGATCTTCTGGCGAACCTTGGATTGCAATATATAGTTTGCGGTGAACTTCTGGCGAACCTCTGATAGCCATATATAGTTTGCGGTGAACTTCTGGCGAACCCCTGATAGCCATATATATAGTTTGTGGTGAACTTCTGGCGAACCCCTGATAGCCATATATAGTTTGTGGTGAACTTCCGGCGAACATCTGATAGCCATATATAGTTTGTGGTGAACTTCTGGCGAACCCCTGATAGCCATATATACTTTGTGGTGAACTCCTGATAGCCCtataagtttattttttattcaacttttgaatgtaattgaaattttaattatataaatattgaattgcaCCAAATCTTAGCAAAATCAATATCATATAAGTAAACAAACTAACATCCTTTTGGTCAATTTGGTCAAAAAGCATGATATTAAGGTTCACTTTTACATTGATTGTGAATCGCAATCTCTCTTCAAATTAAGTTGTTGAATTGCATTATAGTTGCTCAAATAACATAATTAGTGAAGTCCTTATAAAAcatctacatgtattttcaatTCAGAAGTTTGAAACATATCTCAACTTGTTATCAATCAgttaatttatgcatttttttcaatattttgattgcATGAATGCATTTTCATGGGCACAATAATAATTGCTAGGTGTAATTTTTTTCTCATGGAtgctaatttatataaaaaaaaccatgcataCTACTTACACAATGCAAATCATGACTGAAAGACTTATTTCACTATTAATCCATAAAATACAGTAATTCTGACACGTATTATTATCCATTTTAATTATACTATAActtcacatatatatatcaacatgTATACATCTCACAAGAAACTTTTTATccatttaaaaattcattttgattttctattttctttGATGGCACGACACATTGTTCCTATTTTACTGTTTATGGCTCGGACTACCTCTGTTCCGTCCATTCCAATGGAAGTTATTCCATATGCTGAAAAATGAAGGCattacaattaaattttcattGAAGAATGAATATGTTGTTCATGTACGTTTATCAATCTGATTTTGATCTTTTTTAATTCATGTGATGCTTTAGTTAGCTGTTCAGaatgtaaatttataattaaagTTATTATCATTGGTTGATTcagaactttttataaggggGGGCCCATTCTAGAGATTTTCaatataaccaatcaaatttttccAACCTAAgcccccacccccaccccttcaagaaaatgatgttttttgtaaataaaatactATCGGACAATATTTTGATGCCCAATTAATATAGTGTTGCTATCaatgtgaaaaattatttttttatatgcagAATCCATTTTTATAATCACCGCCTCCAAATGCAAACCGCccatatgcattttttaaaagctAACCTTACAAGAAGACATGCTCATATTTATGTGAAGAAACTAGATTAACCATATGAAAGGTATTAAGACGTGGATTAAACAGAAATCTTTAAATGTGTACAGACTGTGACTTAATTCCACCTACACGGTTTATATCACATGACCATAAGTACACATTccttataaaattaatgaaaattggtGAAACAAACATCAGTGTTTAAATGCCGTTCATAAATGTACCAAAATTAACatgaaacatattttttcattaatatttttagaatatcaACTCAAAAGCCTTCACAAAAAAATACGATTTTGATAGCTACTGCCACTTTAACAGcttgaatataaattttaaaagactTTAATATTAAAGTATTCATACCTTTCAAAGCTTGACCAACAGGGGTCTTCAACAGCATCATTGCTGTTGTGTTCCTCAATTCTGATGGTTCATAAAACCCATTAATAACCAGCTTCAAACAGTGGGGTTTTGTTTTTCCCCTGAATAAGCTTTGAGTGTTGGCCAGCCACTTTGCCTCTACAAAAATTGAATGGCCATCTGTAAATTTAACAAATCCCCTGTGGGATTTGTTCTGGACTCTCTGCTACTgcctaaaatcacaaaaaacaacataaaactttgaaattttaatgtggatgaaaacaattaataataatgaAAGTATACTTAAGTATATTAACTATAAATAGACTGGGGCAAGAAAACAAATCATGATGTCCCAAATTAGTATTTTTCAGtagttttttctatataaattggtttttgaataaaaaagcatattcaccatATTGATCGTCACTTGCGTACTTTCCGTAATTTAAAAAACTCTGTAGAAAAAGACTTGTCACATGGCAAATGATGATAAGTTTTTTTTGAAGAATAGATGTACATAAACAGAAAATAACTATACTGtaaactttgtttcattttacttGATTCGATTTGGTTGGGAATCATATTTCATGGCAGCCCACTTTTTCGCTGATAATCAGATTTGTTATTCATATGTTATTCGTTCATTTATTAATTTGTACATGcatgcatatatcatgtatatatatgctACAAGTATATAatattaggccattagttttcttgtttggattgttttgcatttgtcatttcagggcctagCTTTTATAGCTGCATGAGTGATTGGCTttacacattgttgaaggccatacggcaacctcttgttaatttctgtgtcattttgtgtctTGTGAAGAGTACCATTGTCTAATTGCCATTCTAATATGACGCTCTTCTTaagctttgggtacaaagccatgttctaattcaaatagaacatgggctacacgtgattgacgtcacttgtaattgaaattgcaacgtcagatgaattttgaacaacgccagagatcaaaatggacatttttgttggtgttgctcgctaggaaattaaataaaaacattctaaaagtaattAAGTTTAAATGcttctgttctttttttattgataaactgctgattttctataacgtttttgggtcatgaaataaaaatggcgACATTCCGAGCGTCTactataggtccgcttcgaagtgtaaaagttcaaatattcctattagaatcgaaataatattctatcctgccatgctctatgcgcattttaacatgggtaggcataatatttgtaaacatttaatacctcgctcacgctcggtattaagatattaacaaatataatgcctacccatgttaaaatgagcatatatgtagagcatggcaggatagaattatttcttaaatgacACCACATctctttataatatatataatacaccttatcgcttatcccggctgacccggccgcttgaacttttgatgcatacaacaatcacttttccattgtggcgtcagatattttgttttgtgacgtcatatttttacgggaacctgtgtaatatccagtaatggcggacaaatatggcgataaggtgtattattaattaatattgtTATTGTATGCGTTTAAGAAATCAGCTGACAAGCTGGACAAAATTTGAAACTGTTTTATATCTATATGTTATTAGTTTACTTAGCATTCAGACAGCCACAGAACACATGTAcatgcacccccccccccctttttttattttataaaaataaatgtgcatGCCCTGTTAGTACATtacatttttctttcaaaaagacGTACATCATGAAATCGAGATTTTGACAAGAAATTCGAGATTAGACAATTGATTTTCCTGGCATAATATTCAACTTACACTGTCTATCAGTTAGAAGGTCAGCAATGGGCTATAAAACTTAAATTTATTAGAACAGAAAAAATGATCGAAACGAAGTTTTTCCAGGAAAATTTGATAACAGTTTTGTTTACACCAACTTACTCTCTTCGCCAGAAAATCTTCCTGGCAGTTTAACTCTTCTTTTCGTGTTCATGTTGTTTGTTGACATTTTCTTCACTTCTAgatttgtttcaaaatattgaattcaaAGCGGAATTCACGTAGCAATTTGATTGGTCAGAAAAGTCGATTAGTGAAAGTTATTTTTAACGATACGAAACAAACTGATTTTAGTTAATAAAATAACTTTTAGATAGAATATATAGATACATACAAATTTGCAATGAATTTGTACgtacacatacaatttatttacatagAAAGTGAATTGAAACttctttgtatatatattttattgatctACTTCACTAGATtcgttttatcaaaataaatttccGCTTCCGGTATATGCCGATTCAAAACACACGAACGAGATCCAGAGAAAACACATTTTAAGACAAACTATGTCAAAAGAATCGTTATACATGGATGATTTATTGTTGGATAATAAGGGTAAGTAAACCATATACCTAGAAGCGAGTTTTGTACTGTATAAACACAATTCTGACATATATAGCACATGTTGCAGGTATGATAAATTTATTTGTATcgtacaaaaatataatatttaggCGTACATGATATTGTTTATCAGAGTATATTCAGTTGGACCGTGCACTTCTCATCTGTTTTTGGCAGATACTGACCAGAATCAACGAACTGGTGATATTGCCATACGTTTAAGGTGCATATCCCCCCCCCCCGAATGGAATATACAAATtaattaatacaaaaatgtaGACCTTTTCGCTATTTGACAATCTGAAACACTTGACCCCTGAATTTGTGACACTTGAACTATAATGATGTCAAACACTTTAACTATAATGACGTCAAACACTTTTCTTTTGTGCATCAGACATTTTTCTCTTAATTGTGTCAGTTGTGAAGTCAAATTTTACGGAACCTCAGCTGTCATGTCTGTATTACCAGTAAATTGGCAGTAATGGCGGGCAAATACTGAAAAGGTGTATTACAATTTTAGATGCAGTTCGATCAGCTTTGTCATCATCTCAAGCGAAACTTTAATGTACAAATTGTTTAAAGTGTACATACATTGGAAgaaaatatatatgtcaaaaatgcgattaaaaaaaacccaatgaaTTTGTCCAATtaaaatcgaaataattcatgtcagtcatagatttgttttcatttaaccatgggttgggcatttataatcttattttacccctcgctaacgctcagggtaaaataatcgtatataaatgcccaacccataGTTAAATGAAAACGAATCTACAACTGCCATTAATTATTTCTTATTATCACATCATTCCCATTGTATTCTGTATCGCCTCTTTTATTACAATGCAAGATATTAAAACAAGAACCGAAAGCTATTAATACTTTACTAAAATTTAGTGATCAAACAAGATTTTACAAGAGCGACAAGACTTTTCAGGTGTGTCATGTACATAGGTGGCGTTGTGATTCTGtattgaaaatctaaaatattttttgcactctttttattctattttttatcaTCTTACTTTCAGGTAATGACAACCAACCAAATAGAAAAGTAGACAAGCTTGGAAGAGTAAGACCTAGATCATACTGTCACAAGAAAAATCCACcgaaaaaagcaaaaaaagtgGAGTCAGCAGAAGAAAATGTAGATGTTCCTGAATTGGTTACTGAATTGGATCAGAGTCCAATAAACTTATTTGTTGACCATTTTAAGACATCAGACTCAGAATTAGACACTATTGTTAATGAAAAAGAGGAAAATGATGACTCTGAGAATATAGATACTATACGTAGCTTGATTGAAGGGGcaacttttcaaaataaagaTCAAAGTAATGCAGATGCTGGTGATTTAATATCTGATGAAAAATGGCACGAGTTAATGGACCACCCAGAAATAACAGCTGATGATGCCGACAATTTTTTTGACACCGCTGAATCAAAGAATGAAAATGTAGACAATTGCTATGACTTTGAACAAAATTCAACAATATACGCTGGTCACCATATGACAATTTATACTAGTATGGTATTGATTTTACTTTATTCTATGTGTCATAGCATTAGTGGTGCCCAGTTGAATGACTTGTTAACAATCATTGGTTTGCATTGCATGCATTCACATGACGGACTTAAGAGTATGTACACTTTCAAAAGATTTTTCACAGATCTGCAATCACCTATGAAAAAACACTATTATTGTTCAACTTGTTTCGGTGACATTAATTTTGATGCAGACGTATGTCCGAATGAAAATTGTCAACACCAGTTAAACCAGAAGAAGAAAAGCTACTTTATTGAAATACCTGTCAAACaccaaattaaaacatttatggAAAAAGAAGGAACagttgaaattttgaatcaaagatttaaaagaaaaaagaaaaatattttgggAATAGAAGATATATATGATGGGAAACTTTACAGTGATTTGTCTAAATTAGGTGGACCATTGTCAGCCAAATATCCTAACAATATTTCTTTGACATGGAATACTGATGGGATACCAATATTTAAAAGCTCAAAAGTTTCAATATGGCCCTTGTATCTCACTATAAATGAACTGCCAATCAAACAGAGAATGCAGACAGAAAACATGATTTTATATGGACTGTGGTTTGGAGAATCAAAGCCTTTTATGGGAGGTTTTACAAAACCTCTGGTCAACACTTTAAAAGATATAGAAACAAATGGAATAGATTTTGATTACAATGGTCAAACTCACAACAGTAAGTGTTTTTTAATTTGTGGCACTGCAGATTTACCAGCAAAAAGCATAGTAATGAATTGTAACCAGTTTAATGGACAATATAGCTGCCTCAGATGTATGCATTCAGGAGAAACATATAGAACCTCAAAAGGAGGCACTGTCAGAACTTTTCCTTACAACAGCTCTGAACCAGACCCTGAGAAAAGAACAACACAAGAATGCATTAACAATGCGGTAACAGCTATACAAAATGGAACCGTTGTGAATGGTATTAAGGGACCATCTTTTTTAATGGCCCTTAAATATTATGACTTTGTAAAGTCATCTAGCATTGACTATATGCATGGAGTATTACTTGGTATAACAAAACTGTTAATCAATTTATGGACTAATGGAAGCAACAGTAAGGAACACTTTTCAATATCATCAAGCATATCTATAATTGATGAACGTCTGAAGAGGATTAAACCACCCTCATACATAACCAGAGTACCAAGAACTATATCAAATAACATCAAGTATTGGAAGGCATCAGAATTAAGGACATGGCTCTTCTTTTATTCTCTTCCAATTTTATGTGACATACTACCTGAAAACTATTTTCATCATTATTCTTGTTTTGTTGAAGGAATTTATCTCTTATGCACAGATTGCATTACTCCAGATGATTTGAAAAGAAGTCAAACCATGTTATCTTACTTTGTTCACATGTTTACAGCATTATATGGGCAAAGATATATGACCCTCAATATGCATTCACTTTTGCATTTGCCCGAGTGTGTGGAGGACTTAGGCCCAATGTGGGTATATTCATGTTTCCCTTATGAAAATGCAAATGGTTTGCTTACCAAACTTTTCGATGGAACATGCCAAAACTAAGGAAAATCTTGTCCAGTAGAGGTTCAGTTTAGACCGGTTTGACTGCCGTCTTTAAATGCTATATAGGTCTGCAACTTCCAACACTAGTATGAATAGGGATTTGTTCATTTGCCATATTTTTATTAGGGAAAAAATCCAATAATTAAAAACTACctgcatttaaaaaaagaaattaacttaATTTGAAAGAACAACTTaaatacacattaaaaatacGCAAAGGATACAATAAAGTAAAGTcatgacattttttaaataaagaataattactTGTTTCATCACATTATAGTTGCTTCTGTCCTTGAATATATACTTTTAACATTAGTTTGCCAGTGGATCACCAATGGTTGTCCCATATATGGATTCTGAGATTTTGCGGCGAACTTGCCGCAAAATTTTGCTGTTGTTCACCAGAAGATCGCCGCTGATTGTCCATATTTGGATTATGAGATATTGCGGCAAGTTCGCCGCAAACTTTTGCTGTTGTTCACCAGAAGATCACCGCTAGCGGCGAACAACCGCAAACAATTTTTGAAGTCTTTGGCGAACAAAATAAGTAGCCGCAGGTTTGCTGCAAGGTTGCCGCAAGGTTGCCACAAACTTTTCAGTTTGGTAAGGGTAACATCTTATTTTCTCTtgcaatacaatattttattttttctttattgtacatatttcttctattgaaacaacatataaatgcatGACATttaacattgttcctctttcgcatcgtttctttttCCTCGACTAATACCCCCAAagcctgtacgtacaataaacatagcagcaactgcataTATAccaatgtgaccaacttcaatttaAATTCcaaactttatcatgtttatatagtaCCATTAAACCCCACCCCTAAAAACggccaaaactttcctcgtgccttatgcacctaacatcaaatttataaatagtacatactgttacaaaacaAGTATCCTaactagttatatatatataatactagttcccatctataaataattactacaaatagcaaatgggaaaaacaccatttcaaacgaaataaaatacatggtatcaatatcagtttataatgtaatggtatacatggtatacataTAATTGGCTTATGACTTGTTGAGGGGCATAAaggggggtatctgcacggaagaacgcgaaatgaaattgccatttcacgatgaacgaacaattaaaaatgccttgcacgttgatctttttaccgatttcacaaaACACAGTGAATAgcgaacctttttcacggctgcacgtgaaataaaaatggcaaaacactttgcacgaaaataaccctttagcACCCTCACTTGTTGTTACATGcatctttatttcatttgtatgttgttttaatattaaatattaaaaatataaatgtctGTATTTGGAGAA
It contains:
- the LOC139501840 gene encoding uncharacterized protein codes for the protein MSKESLYMDDLLLDNKGNDNQPNRKVDKLGRVRPRSYCHKKNPPKKAKKVESAEENVDVPELVTELDQSPINLFVDHFKTSDSELDTIVNEKEENDDSENIDTIRSLIEGATFQNKDQSNADAGDLISDEKWHELMDHPEITADDADNFFDTAESKNENVDNCYDFEQNSTIYAGHHMTIYTSMVLILLYSMCHSISGAQLNDLLTIIGLHCMHSHDGLKSMYTFKRFFTDLQSPMKKHYYCSTCFGDINFDADVCPNENCQHQLNQKKKSYFIEIPVKHQIKTFMEKEGTVEILNQRFKRKKKNILGIEDIYDGKLYSDLSKLGGPLSAKYPNNISLTWNTDGIPIFKSSKVSIWPLYLTINELPIKQRMQTENMILYGLWFGESKPFMGGFTKPLVNTLKDIETNGIDFDYNGQTHNSKCFLICGTADLPAKSIVMNCNQFNGQYSCLRCMHSGETYRTSKGGTVRTFPYNSSEPDPEKRTTQECINNAVTAIQNGTVVNGIKGPSFLMALKYYDFVKSSSIDYMHGVLLGITKLLINLWTNGSNSKEHFSISSSISIIDERLKRIKPPSYITRVPRTISNNIKYWKASELRTWLFFYSLPILCDILPENYFHHYSCFVEGIYLLCTDCITPDDLKRSQTMLSYFVHMFTALYGQRYMTLNMHSLLHLPECVEDLGPMWVYSCFPYENANGLLTKLFDGTCQN